From Acidimicrobiales bacterium, the proteins below share one genomic window:
- the tuf gene encoding elongation factor Tu, which produces MAKKKFERSKPHLNVGTMGHIDHGKTTLTAAITKILAEGNPNVTYTPFEQIDKAPEEKARGITISIAHVEYETDNRHYAHVDMPGHADYIKNMITGAAQVDGAILVVSAADGPMPQTREHVLLARQVGVPYIVVALNKADMVDDEELLDLVELEVRELLNEYEFPGDDTPVVRVSALKALEGDKDAEAKVLELMEAVDTYIPEPERIIDKPFLMSVEDVFSITGRGTVVTGRVEQGIIKVGEEVEIVGLRPTQKTVCTGVEMFRKLLDEGRAGDNIGALLRGTKKEDVERGQVLAKPGSITPHTDFLAQVYILTKEEGGRHTPFFTNYHPQFYFRTTDVTGHIQLPEGTEMVMPGDNTEMKVQLQKPIAMEEGLRFAIREGGRTVGAGRVIKIDT; this is translated from the coding sequence ATGGCCAAGAAGAAGTTCGAGCGCTCGAAGCCCCATCTCAACGTGGGCACGATGGGGCACATCGACCACGGCAAGACAACGCTCACCGCGGCCATCACGAAGATCCTTGCCGAAGGCAATCCCAACGTCACCTACACCCCATTCGAGCAGATCGACAAGGCTCCTGAGGAAAAGGCGCGGGGCATCACGATCTCGATCGCCCACGTGGAGTACGAGACCGACAACCGGCACTACGCCCACGTCGATATGCCCGGTCACGCCGACTACATCAAGAACATGATCACTGGGGCGGCGCAGGTCGACGGGGCCATCCTCGTGGTCTCGGCCGCCGACGGCCCGATGCCCCAGACCCGCGAGCACGTGCTGCTGGCTCGCCAGGTGGGGGTGCCCTACATCGTGGTCGCTCTCAACAAGGCGGACATGGTCGACGACGAGGAGCTGCTCGATCTGGTCGAGCTCGAGGTCCGCGAGCTGCTCAACGAGTACGAGTTTCCGGGTGACGACACCCCGGTCGTCCGGGTCAGCGCCCTCAAGGCGCTCGAGGGCGACAAGGATGCCGAGGCCAAGGTCCTCGAGCTCATGGAGGCCGTCGACACCTACATCCCCGAGCCCGAGCGCATCATCGACAAGCCTTTCCTCATGTCGGTGGAGGACGTCTTCAGCATCACCGGCCGGGGCACCGTGGTCACGGGGCGGGTCGAGCAGGGGATCATCAAGGTCGGCGAAGAGGTCGAGATCGTGGGCCTGCGGCCCACGCAGAAGACGGTGTGCACCGGCGTCGAGATGTTCCGCAAGCTCCTCGACGAGGGCCGGGCGGGCGACAACATCGGTGCCCTGCTGCGGGGGACGAAGAAGGAGGACGTGGAGCGGGGTCAGGTCCTGGCGAAGCCGGGGTCGATCACGCCGCACACCGACTTCTTGGCCCAGGTGTACATCCTCACCAAGGAGGAGGGCGGCCGGCACACGCCGTTCTTCACCAACTACCACCCGCAGTTCTACTTCCGGACCACGGACGTCACCGGTCACATCCAGCTGCCCGAGGGCACGGAGATGGTGATGCCGGGCGACAACACCGAGATGAAGGTCCAGCTCCAGAAGCCCATCGCCATGGAAGAGGGCCTGCGGTTCGCGATCCGGGAAGGCGGCCGCACCGTCGGCGCCGGCCGGGTCATCAAGATCGACACGTAG
- the rpmG gene encoding 50S ribosomal protein L33, whose translation MASDKRVKVTLACEDCKRRNYITMKNKTNNRERIEMKKYCRFDRRHTLHKETR comes from the coding sequence ATGGCCAGCGACAAGCGGGTGAAGGTCACCCTCGCCTGCGAGGACTGCAAGCGGCGGAACTACATCACCATGAAGAACAAGACGAACAACCGCGAGCGGATCGAGATGAAGAAGTACTGCCGCTTCGACCGCCGCCACACCCTCCACAAGGAGACCCGGTAG